The sequence GGTCGAAGGGCTATCTGGCGCTCCAGCTCTTCTACAAGGATCTGAAGAGCTATATCTATAATCAGGACATTCCGTTCGACTTCACCGGCTACCCGATCGCGCCCGTGGGCAATGACGCGAACGGCAACCCGATCATCGTCAATTACATGGGCACCGTGAACGCGCCGATCAACGGCGAGGGCGGCGAGCTTTATGGCGCCGAAGTCGCGGGCACGCTGCCCTTCGGCGAACTGGTCGGCGCGCTCGACGGCTTCGGCGTAACGGGCGGCGCTTCCTATACCAAGACGAAGATCGCGCCGACCCCCGGCGCGCCGGCCGAGGACATCCCCGGCTATTCCAAATGGGTCGCGAACGGCACCATCTTCTTTGAAAAATGGGGCTTCAACGCGCGCGCCAGCGCACGTTACCGGTCGAGCTTCGTTGGCGAACTGTCGGGCTTCGGCGGCAATCGTGTGCGCCGCCGCGCGCGGCCGGAGACGATCATCGACGCGCAGATCGGCTATGACTTCCAGCCGGGCAGCGCGCTCGAAGGCCTGTCGATCTTTGTTCAGGGTCAGAATCTGACCGACGAACCCTTCGTCACCGACGATCCGCGCGATGCGCGCGCGGTGATCGATTATCAGATTTACGGCCGCCGCTTCCTCGCGGGCGCGACCTTCAAATTCTGATCCTTCCCGATGGGGGCGGCGATGTCCTGCCGCCCCCATCATCCAGTTGCATAAAGAGGCGATGGCCGATCAAATGAGCCCCATGCGGATCATCATCATCGGCGGCGGGACGGCAGGCTGGATGGCCGCGGCCTGTTTCATCCGCTTCCTGCCTCCCGGCTGGTCGGTGACGCTGGTCGAATCGGACGCGATCGGCACCGTTGGCGTGGGGGAGGCGACGATCCCGCAGATCCGCCTGTTCAACCAGGCGCTCGGCATCGACGAGGACGAGTTCCTTACCGCGACGCAAGGCACGATCAAGCTCGGCATCGAGTTCGCGGACTGGACGCGCCCCGGTCACCGCTACATGCACGCCTTCGGCGCGGTCGGGCGCGGGCTCGGCCTGCTCGAGTTTCAGCATTATTGGCTCCGCGCGCGCGCGGCGGGGGTCGCGGGCGAGCTGGGCGCCTATTCGCTCAACGAATGCGCGGCGCGCGCGCGGCGGATGCAGCGCGGCGCGCCGCGCACCTCGCCACATCTCGCCGAAATGCCCTATGCCTTTCATTTCGACGCCGCGCTTTACGCCGCCTATCTGCGTCGCCGCGCCGAGGCGGGGGGCGCGCAGCGGGTCGAGGGCAAGGTTGTCGACGTTCGTATGGAGGGCGATAGCGGGAACGTCGCCGGGATCACCCTGGAGGATGGCCGCCGCATCGACGGCGACCTCTTCATCGACTGTTCGGGATTCCGTGGCCTGCTGATCGAAGGCGCGCTCGCGACCGGCTATGACGACTGGTCGCACTGGCTCATCAACGACCGCGCGATCGCGGTGCCGTGCGCGCACGGCGATACGCCGCAGCTGCCCTGGACCGGCGCCACGGCGCGCGACGCGGGCTGGCAATGGCGCATCCCGCTCCAGCATCGTATCGGCAACGGCTATGTCTATTCGTCGCACCATATCACCGACGAAGACGCCGAGCGGACGCTGCTCGCCCATCTCGACGGCGTGCCGCAAGCCGCACCCAACCGGCTGCGCTTCGTCAGCGGCAAGCGGCGCAAGCTGTGGAACCGCAACGTCGTCGCGCTCGGCCTCGCGA is a genomic window of Sphingopyxis sp. FD7 containing:
- a CDS encoding tryptophan halogenase family protein, translating into MSPMRIIIIGGGTAGWMAAACFIRFLPPGWSVTLVESDAIGTVGVGEATIPQIRLFNQALGIDEDEFLTATQGTIKLGIEFADWTRPGHRYMHAFGAVGRGLGLLEFQHYWLRARAAGVAGELGAYSLNECAARARRMQRGAPRTSPHLAEMPYAFHFDAALYAAYLRRRAEAGGAQRVEGKVVDVRMEGDSGNVAGITLEDGRRIDGDLFIDCSGFRGLLIEGALATGYDDWSHWLINDRAIAVPCAHGDTPQLPWTGATARDAGWQWRIPLQHRIGNGYVYSSHHITDEDAERTLLAHLDGVPQAAPNRLRFVSGKRRKLWNRNVVALGLASGFMEPLESTSIHLVQSGISRLLKMLPVGAADPAVAAEYNRQSDFEWERIRDFLILHFKATERRDTPYWRDRAAMPIPDTLAAKIEQFRAQGLIFREHEELFTESGWLQVLVGQGVEPRAWHPLAHGIGEGDLAKYMAGISLMIEREVATMQSYDDFLAATRPAAGVAA